Proteins encoded within one genomic window of Trichomycterus rosablanca isolate fTriRos1 chromosome 7, fTriRos1.hap1, whole genome shotgun sequence:
- the pola2 gene encoding DNA polymerase alpha subunit B isoform X3 — MAAVTVEALKLELETFSIKCEEDAVLDKLLEQCLCHRVKGEEIVNEWVAFSTTKGQLKLTLNNLDTFEHEVLNKKQKAKGSSKGNKCSSNTRDVHSLQDLIKAEEEEENLLDSYSTPAKGSQKRALTTPEHPQSKRSAARLLSPGILLSPASFSPCATTPQKYSMRGAKGEVVATHGSVQGSPWMGKGQTAVQLELLEGGEDSLTSSYKYMFQRLRDVRDVLMEKIEGLGEELRTHFKIEELSPVSLPAQDTVSVLGQVCCDSNGKLNAQSVLLEASQEHGARQVPVDLSELKEYSLFPGQVVVMEGINTSGSKFVASKLYEGVPLPFYSIPEVKQEMNEISEPVMVLVACGPYTPSDSLSFDPLIDLIHIINKDRPDVCILLGPFVDSKHEQIEKGQVTESFETIFSKCIESIVDGTRGTECKLVFVPSHRDVHHHYIYPQPPFTVPDLKKDDVHRVTFAPDPCTLLIGGVTIGMTSTDILFHMGAEEISCATGSDRFSRIMKHMLTQRSYYPLYPPAEEVNMDYERFQHYGQLPLTPDILVVPSELRYFIKDAIGCVCVNPGRLTKGQVGGTYGRLLIQQNPVQEEGKRVSPCIAGQLWGHKTHWTC; from the exons ATGGCTGCAGTCACTGTTGAAGCTTTGAAACTGGAGCTGGAGACTTTTAGTATAAAATGTGAAGAAGATGCTGTGCTGGATAAAT TGCTGGAGCAGTGTTTGTGTCACAGAGTAAAAGGAGAGGAAATCGTTAATGAGTGGGTGGCTTTCAGTACCACTAAAGGCCAGTTAAAACTCACTCTCAACAACCTGGATACTTTTGAACATGAG GTTCTGAATAAGAAACAAAAGGCCAAAGGCTCTTCAAAAGGGAACAAGTGTAGCTCCaacaccagagatgttcactcCCTCCAGGATCT AATCAAAgctgaggaggaggaagaaaatTTACTGGATTCGTATTCAACACCAGCAAAG GGCTCTCAGAAACGTGCTCTCACGACTCCAGAACACCCTCAATCCAAGCGCAGTGCTGCTCGTCTGCTCAGTCCAGGCATACTGCTCTCCCCTGCCAGCTTCTCACCATG TGCGACGACTCCTCAGAAATACAGCATGCGGGGAGCAAAGGGGGAGGTGGTGGCAACACATGGTTCTGTGCAAGGTTCTCCCTGGATGGGAAAAGGCCAGACTGCAGTGCAATTAGAACTCCTCGAGGGTGGTGAAGACTCACTTACCAGCTCTTATAAATATATGTTTCAAAGGCTTCGAGATGTGCGAGATG TTCTAATGGAGAAGATTGAAGGACTGGGTGAGGAGCTGAGAACACACTTCAAGATAGAGGAATTGTCTCCAGTCTCACTACCTGCTCAG GACACAGTGTCTGTGCTGGGTCAGGTGTGCTGTGATAGTAATGGAAAGCTGAATGCTCAGTCTGTGCTGTTGGAGGCAAGTCAGGAGCATGGAGCCAGACAGGTACCTGTGGATCTCTCTGAACTCAAAGAGTACTCGCTCTTTCCTGGACAG GTTGTTGTCATGGAAGGCATAAATACATCTGGGTCCAAGTTTGTTGCCTCCAAATTGTATGAG GGTGTCCCATTACCTTTTTACTCCATTCCAGAGGTGAAGCAGGAGATGAATGAAa TTTCAGAACCCGTCATGGTATTGGTGGCTTGTGGGCCATACACCCCTTCTGATAGCCTGTCCTTTGACCCGCTAATCGACCTAattcatataattaataaaGATCGCCCTGATGTCTGCATCTTG CTTGGACCATTTGTTGACTCTAAGCATGAACAAATAGAG AAAGGCCAAGTGACAGAATCGTTTGAAACCATCTTCTCCAAATGTATAGAAAGCATTGTGGATGGAACCAGAGG GACAGAATGTAAGTTGGTGTTTGTACCATCTCATCGAGACGTACATCACCATTACATTTATCCCCAGCCACCCTTCACTGTTCCAGACCTGAAGAAAGATGACGTGCAT CGAGTTACCTTCGCCCCTGATCCCTGCACACTCCTGATTGGTGGTGTGACCATTGGCATGACCTCTACCGACATCCTTTTCCACATGGGAGCTGAGGAAATAAGCTG TGCCACTGGCTCAGATCGTTTCTCAAGGATCATGAAGCACATGTTAACCCAAAGAAG CTATTACCCTCTGTACCCTCCTGCAGAGGAGGTCAACATGGATTATGAGAGGTTTCAGCATTATGGTCAGCTGCCCCTCACTCCTGACATTCTTGTTGTACCTTCTGAGCTGCGCTACTTCATTAAG GACGCGATTGGCTGCGTGTGCGTCAATCCCGGGCGGCTGACGAAAGGACAGGTGGGAGGAACCTATGGACGATTACTGATCCAGCAGAATCCGGTGCAAGAGGAGGGCAAAAGAGTGAGCCCCTGTATAGCAGGGCAG CTCTGGGGACATAAAACACATTGGACATGTTAA
- the cenph gene encoding centromere protein H — translation MDSQDHRGSSDSAAVNDLPSSVLPLHLIRMKDIMANQCFDMNVKVNMAKLKKPSETFDADADLSKYENLIEQARLSHFNKTLALNRMQVWNSIIERLMQSDAAALSLKAIVDENADLCEKTMKVIRETRDLQDKIMDAQKERLELKGSIKKEMQEITKLKQMGENQTEAQKRAMERAEAILQKYKKIATISQNVLRGIILASRVNWIDDPKLKDIAMGLESIPD, via the exons ATGGATTCCCAGGACCACAGGGGTTCTTCTGATTCTGCTGCAGTGAATGATCTACCGTCCTCAGTTTTACCCCTACACTTAATAAG GATGAAAGACATAATGGCCAACCAGTGTTTTGACATGAATGTTAAAGTCAATATGG CCAAACTTAAGAAACCATCAGAAACATTTGATGCTGATGCTGATCT CTCTAAATATGAAAATTTAATAGAACAGGCAAGACTCTCTCATTTCAACAAAACTCTGGCACTAAACAG AATGCAAGTTTGGAACTCAATCATTGAGAGACTCATGCAGAGTGATGCTGCTGCTTT GTCACTGAAGGCAATAGTTGATGAAAATGCAGATCTCTGTGAAAAGACAATGAAAGTTATAAGG GAAACACGTGACCTTCAGGACAAAATCATGGATGCTCAAAAGGAAAGACTTG AGCTGAAAGGGTCAATTAAGAAAGAGATGCAAGAGATTACTAAGCTAAAACAGATGGGGGAGAATCAAACCGAAGCACAAAAACGGGCCATGGAGAGAGCCGAGGCAATCCTGCAGAAGTACAAAAAGATTGCTACTATTTCACAAAACGTCCTAAGG GGAATCATCCTTGCTAGCAGGGTAAACTGGATTGATGACCCCAAACTAAAAGACATAGCAATGGGATTGGAAAGCATTCCTGACTGA
- the pola2 gene encoding DNA polymerase alpha subunit B isoform X2, translating to MAAVTVEALKLELETFSIKCEEDAVLDKLLEQCLCHRVKGEEIVNEWVAFSTTKGQLKLTLNNLDTFEHEVLNKKQKAKGSSKGNKCSSNTRDVHSLQDLIKAEEEEENLLDSYSTPAKKRALTTPEHPQSKRSAARLLSPGILLSPASFSPCATTPQKYSMRGAKGEVVATHGSVQGSPWMGKGQTAVQLELLEGGEDSLTSSYKYMFQRLRDVRDVLMEKIEGLGEELRTHFKIEELSPVSLPAQDTVSVLGQVCCDSNGKLNAQSVLLEASQEHGARQVPVDLSELKEYSLFPGQVVVMEGINTSGSKFVASKLYEGVPLPFYSIPEVKQEMNEISEPVMVLVACGPYTPSDSLSFDPLIDLIHIINKDRPDVCILLGPFVDSKHEQIEKGQVTESFETIFSKCIESIVDGTRGTECKLVFVPSHRDVHHHYIYPQPPFTVPDLKKDDVHRVTFAPDPCTLLIGGVTIGMTSTDILFHMGAEEISCATGSDRFSRIMKHMLTQRSYYPLYPPAEEVNMDYERFQHYGQLPLTPDILVVPSELRYFIKDAIGCVCVNPGRLTKGQVGGTYGRLLIQQNPVQEEGKRVSPCIAGQRSAFSSTIAFSDLKDKM from the exons ATGGCTGCAGTCACTGTTGAAGCTTTGAAACTGGAGCTGGAGACTTTTAGTATAAAATGTGAAGAAGATGCTGTGCTGGATAAAT TGCTGGAGCAGTGTTTGTGTCACAGAGTAAAAGGAGAGGAAATCGTTAATGAGTGGGTGGCTTTCAGTACCACTAAAGGCCAGTTAAAACTCACTCTCAACAACCTGGATACTTTTGAACATGAG GTTCTGAATAAGAAACAAAAGGCCAAAGGCTCTTCAAAAGGGAACAAGTGTAGCTCCaacaccagagatgttcactcCCTCCAGGATCT AATCAAAgctgaggaggaggaagaaaatTTACTGGATTCGTATTCAACACCAGCAAAG AAACGTGCTCTCACGACTCCAGAACACCCTCAATCCAAGCGCAGTGCTGCTCGTCTGCTCAGTCCAGGCATACTGCTCTCCCCTGCCAGCTTCTCACCATG TGCGACGACTCCTCAGAAATACAGCATGCGGGGAGCAAAGGGGGAGGTGGTGGCAACACATGGTTCTGTGCAAGGTTCTCCCTGGATGGGAAAAGGCCAGACTGCAGTGCAATTAGAACTCCTCGAGGGTGGTGAAGACTCACTTACCAGCTCTTATAAATATATGTTTCAAAGGCTTCGAGATGTGCGAGATG TTCTAATGGAGAAGATTGAAGGACTGGGTGAGGAGCTGAGAACACACTTCAAGATAGAGGAATTGTCTCCAGTCTCACTACCTGCTCAG GACACAGTGTCTGTGCTGGGTCAGGTGTGCTGTGATAGTAATGGAAAGCTGAATGCTCAGTCTGTGCTGTTGGAGGCAAGTCAGGAGCATGGAGCCAGACAGGTACCTGTGGATCTCTCTGAACTCAAAGAGTACTCGCTCTTTCCTGGACAG GTTGTTGTCATGGAAGGCATAAATACATCTGGGTCCAAGTTTGTTGCCTCCAAATTGTATGAG GGTGTCCCATTACCTTTTTACTCCATTCCAGAGGTGAAGCAGGAGATGAATGAAa TTTCAGAACCCGTCATGGTATTGGTGGCTTGTGGGCCATACACCCCTTCTGATAGCCTGTCCTTTGACCCGCTAATCGACCTAattcatataattaataaaGATCGCCCTGATGTCTGCATCTTG CTTGGACCATTTGTTGACTCTAAGCATGAACAAATAGAG AAAGGCCAAGTGACAGAATCGTTTGAAACCATCTTCTCCAAATGTATAGAAAGCATTGTGGATGGAACCAGAGG GACAGAATGTAAGTTGGTGTTTGTACCATCTCATCGAGACGTACATCACCATTACATTTATCCCCAGCCACCCTTCACTGTTCCAGACCTGAAGAAAGATGACGTGCAT CGAGTTACCTTCGCCCCTGATCCCTGCACACTCCTGATTGGTGGTGTGACCATTGGCATGACCTCTACCGACATCCTTTTCCACATGGGAGCTGAGGAAATAAGCTG TGCCACTGGCTCAGATCGTTTCTCAAGGATCATGAAGCACATGTTAACCCAAAGAAG CTATTACCCTCTGTACCCTCCTGCAGAGGAGGTCAACATGGATTATGAGAGGTTTCAGCATTATGGTCAGCTGCCCCTCACTCCTGACATTCTTGTTGTACCTTCTGAGCTGCGCTACTTCATTAAG GACGCGATTGGCTGCGTGTGCGTCAATCCCGGGCGGCTGACGAAAGGACAGGTGGGAGGAACCTATGGACGATTACTGATCCAGCAGAATCCGGTGCAAGAGGAGGGCAAAAGAGTGAGCCCCTGTATAGCAGGGCAG AGATCTGCATTTTCATCAACTATTGCCTTCAGTGACCTAAAAGACAAAATGTAG
- the pola2 gene encoding DNA polymerase alpha subunit B isoform X1 — translation MAAVTVEALKLELETFSIKCEEDAVLDKLLEQCLCHRVKGEEIVNEWVAFSTTKGQLKLTLNNLDTFEHEVLNKKQKAKGSSKGNKCSSNTRDVHSLQDLIKAEEEEENLLDSYSTPAKGSQKRALTTPEHPQSKRSAARLLSPGILLSPASFSPCATTPQKYSMRGAKGEVVATHGSVQGSPWMGKGQTAVQLELLEGGEDSLTSSYKYMFQRLRDVRDVLMEKIEGLGEELRTHFKIEELSPVSLPAQDTVSVLGQVCCDSNGKLNAQSVLLEASQEHGARQVPVDLSELKEYSLFPGQVVVMEGINTSGSKFVASKLYEGVPLPFYSIPEVKQEMNEISEPVMVLVACGPYTPSDSLSFDPLIDLIHIINKDRPDVCILLGPFVDSKHEQIEKGQVTESFETIFSKCIESIVDGTRGTECKLVFVPSHRDVHHHYIYPQPPFTVPDLKKDDVHRVTFAPDPCTLLIGGVTIGMTSTDILFHMGAEEISCATGSDRFSRIMKHMLTQRSYYPLYPPAEEVNMDYERFQHYGQLPLTPDILVVPSELRYFIKDAIGCVCVNPGRLTKGQVGGTYGRLLIQQNPVQEEGKRVSPCIAGQRSAFSSTIAFSDLKDKM, via the exons ATGGCTGCAGTCACTGTTGAAGCTTTGAAACTGGAGCTGGAGACTTTTAGTATAAAATGTGAAGAAGATGCTGTGCTGGATAAAT TGCTGGAGCAGTGTTTGTGTCACAGAGTAAAAGGAGAGGAAATCGTTAATGAGTGGGTGGCTTTCAGTACCACTAAAGGCCAGTTAAAACTCACTCTCAACAACCTGGATACTTTTGAACATGAG GTTCTGAATAAGAAACAAAAGGCCAAAGGCTCTTCAAAAGGGAACAAGTGTAGCTCCaacaccagagatgttcactcCCTCCAGGATCT AATCAAAgctgaggaggaggaagaaaatTTACTGGATTCGTATTCAACACCAGCAAAG GGCTCTCAGAAACGTGCTCTCACGACTCCAGAACACCCTCAATCCAAGCGCAGTGCTGCTCGTCTGCTCAGTCCAGGCATACTGCTCTCCCCTGCCAGCTTCTCACCATG TGCGACGACTCCTCAGAAATACAGCATGCGGGGAGCAAAGGGGGAGGTGGTGGCAACACATGGTTCTGTGCAAGGTTCTCCCTGGATGGGAAAAGGCCAGACTGCAGTGCAATTAGAACTCCTCGAGGGTGGTGAAGACTCACTTACCAGCTCTTATAAATATATGTTTCAAAGGCTTCGAGATGTGCGAGATG TTCTAATGGAGAAGATTGAAGGACTGGGTGAGGAGCTGAGAACACACTTCAAGATAGAGGAATTGTCTCCAGTCTCACTACCTGCTCAG GACACAGTGTCTGTGCTGGGTCAGGTGTGCTGTGATAGTAATGGAAAGCTGAATGCTCAGTCTGTGCTGTTGGAGGCAAGTCAGGAGCATGGAGCCAGACAGGTACCTGTGGATCTCTCTGAACTCAAAGAGTACTCGCTCTTTCCTGGACAG GTTGTTGTCATGGAAGGCATAAATACATCTGGGTCCAAGTTTGTTGCCTCCAAATTGTATGAG GGTGTCCCATTACCTTTTTACTCCATTCCAGAGGTGAAGCAGGAGATGAATGAAa TTTCAGAACCCGTCATGGTATTGGTGGCTTGTGGGCCATACACCCCTTCTGATAGCCTGTCCTTTGACCCGCTAATCGACCTAattcatataattaataaaGATCGCCCTGATGTCTGCATCTTG CTTGGACCATTTGTTGACTCTAAGCATGAACAAATAGAG AAAGGCCAAGTGACAGAATCGTTTGAAACCATCTTCTCCAAATGTATAGAAAGCATTGTGGATGGAACCAGAGG GACAGAATGTAAGTTGGTGTTTGTACCATCTCATCGAGACGTACATCACCATTACATTTATCCCCAGCCACCCTTCACTGTTCCAGACCTGAAGAAAGATGACGTGCAT CGAGTTACCTTCGCCCCTGATCCCTGCACACTCCTGATTGGTGGTGTGACCATTGGCATGACCTCTACCGACATCCTTTTCCACATGGGAGCTGAGGAAATAAGCTG TGCCACTGGCTCAGATCGTTTCTCAAGGATCATGAAGCACATGTTAACCCAAAGAAG CTATTACCCTCTGTACCCTCCTGCAGAGGAGGTCAACATGGATTATGAGAGGTTTCAGCATTATGGTCAGCTGCCCCTCACTCCTGACATTCTTGTTGTACCTTCTGAGCTGCGCTACTTCATTAAG GACGCGATTGGCTGCGTGTGCGTCAATCCCGGGCGGCTGACGAAAGGACAGGTGGGAGGAACCTATGGACGATTACTGATCCAGCAGAATCCGGTGCAAGAGGAGGGCAAAAGAGTGAGCCCCTGTATAGCAGGGCAG AGATCTGCATTTTCATCAACTATTGCCTTCAGTGACCTAAAAGACAAAATGTAG
- the pola2 gene encoding DNA polymerase alpha subunit B isoform X4 encodes MAAVTVEALKLELETFSIKCEEDAVLDKLLEQCLCHRVKGEEIVNEWVAFSTTKGQLKLTLNNLDTFEHEVLNKKQKAKGSSKGNKCSSNTRDVHSLQDLIKAEEEEENLLDSYSTPAKGSQKRALTTPEHPQSKRSAARLLSPGILLSPASFSPCATTPQKYSMRGAKGEVVATHGSVQGSPWMGKGQTAVQLELLEGGEDSLTSSYKYMFQRLRDVRDVLMEKIEGLGEELRTHFKIEELSPVSLPAQDTVSVLGQVCCDSNGKLNAQSVLLEASQEHGARQVPVDLSELKEYSLFPGQVVVMEGINTSGSKFVASKLYEGVPLPFYSIPEVKQEMNEISEPVMVLVACGPYTPSDSLSFDPLIDLIHIINKDRPDVCILLGPFVDSKHEQIEKGQVTESFETIFSKCIESIVDGTRGTECKLVFVPSHRDVHHHYIYPQPPFTVPDLKKDDVHRVTFAPDPCTLLIGGVTIGMTSTDILFHMGAEEISCATGSDRFSRIMKHMLTQRSYYPLYPPAEEVNMDYERFQHYGQLPLTPDILVVPSELRYFIKDAIGCVCVNPGRLTKGQVGGTYGRLLIQQNPVQEEGKRVSPCIAGQVVKI; translated from the exons ATGGCTGCAGTCACTGTTGAAGCTTTGAAACTGGAGCTGGAGACTTTTAGTATAAAATGTGAAGAAGATGCTGTGCTGGATAAAT TGCTGGAGCAGTGTTTGTGTCACAGAGTAAAAGGAGAGGAAATCGTTAATGAGTGGGTGGCTTTCAGTACCACTAAAGGCCAGTTAAAACTCACTCTCAACAACCTGGATACTTTTGAACATGAG GTTCTGAATAAGAAACAAAAGGCCAAAGGCTCTTCAAAAGGGAACAAGTGTAGCTCCaacaccagagatgttcactcCCTCCAGGATCT AATCAAAgctgaggaggaggaagaaaatTTACTGGATTCGTATTCAACACCAGCAAAG GGCTCTCAGAAACGTGCTCTCACGACTCCAGAACACCCTCAATCCAAGCGCAGTGCTGCTCGTCTGCTCAGTCCAGGCATACTGCTCTCCCCTGCCAGCTTCTCACCATG TGCGACGACTCCTCAGAAATACAGCATGCGGGGAGCAAAGGGGGAGGTGGTGGCAACACATGGTTCTGTGCAAGGTTCTCCCTGGATGGGAAAAGGCCAGACTGCAGTGCAATTAGAACTCCTCGAGGGTGGTGAAGACTCACTTACCAGCTCTTATAAATATATGTTTCAAAGGCTTCGAGATGTGCGAGATG TTCTAATGGAGAAGATTGAAGGACTGGGTGAGGAGCTGAGAACACACTTCAAGATAGAGGAATTGTCTCCAGTCTCACTACCTGCTCAG GACACAGTGTCTGTGCTGGGTCAGGTGTGCTGTGATAGTAATGGAAAGCTGAATGCTCAGTCTGTGCTGTTGGAGGCAAGTCAGGAGCATGGAGCCAGACAGGTACCTGTGGATCTCTCTGAACTCAAAGAGTACTCGCTCTTTCCTGGACAG GTTGTTGTCATGGAAGGCATAAATACATCTGGGTCCAAGTTTGTTGCCTCCAAATTGTATGAG GGTGTCCCATTACCTTTTTACTCCATTCCAGAGGTGAAGCAGGAGATGAATGAAa TTTCAGAACCCGTCATGGTATTGGTGGCTTGTGGGCCATACACCCCTTCTGATAGCCTGTCCTTTGACCCGCTAATCGACCTAattcatataattaataaaGATCGCCCTGATGTCTGCATCTTG CTTGGACCATTTGTTGACTCTAAGCATGAACAAATAGAG AAAGGCCAAGTGACAGAATCGTTTGAAACCATCTTCTCCAAATGTATAGAAAGCATTGTGGATGGAACCAGAGG GACAGAATGTAAGTTGGTGTTTGTACCATCTCATCGAGACGTACATCACCATTACATTTATCCCCAGCCACCCTTCACTGTTCCAGACCTGAAGAAAGATGACGTGCAT CGAGTTACCTTCGCCCCTGATCCCTGCACACTCCTGATTGGTGGTGTGACCATTGGCATGACCTCTACCGACATCCTTTTCCACATGGGAGCTGAGGAAATAAGCTG TGCCACTGGCTCAGATCGTTTCTCAAGGATCATGAAGCACATGTTAACCCAAAGAAG CTATTACCCTCTGTACCCTCCTGCAGAGGAGGTCAACATGGATTATGAGAGGTTTCAGCATTATGGTCAGCTGCCCCTCACTCCTGACATTCTTGTTGTACCTTCTGAGCTGCGCTACTTCATTAAG GACGCGATTGGCTGCGTGTGCGTCAATCCCGGGCGGCTGACGAAAGGACAGGTGGGAGGAACCTATGGACGATTACTGATCCAGCAGAATCCGGTGCAAGAGGAGGGCAAAAGAGTGAGCCCCTGTATAGCAGGGCAGGTGGTAAAAATTTAA